From the Saimiri boliviensis isolate mSaiBol1 chromosome X, mSaiBol1.pri, whole genome shotgun sequence genome, one window contains:
- the ARMCX2 gene encoding armadillo repeat-containing X-linked protein 2, whose translation MSRVRDAGCVAAGIVIGAGAWYCVYKYTRGRDQTKKRMAKPKNRAVAGTGARARAGLRAGFTIDLGPGFSPPTPVRTEAEDRVQDEASALDTAGTEAVATAASSAEAQSGAGSQAQEADGAGAGPKSESVVRAAVASTIAPPPVVTEALAAAEAPAVAGAPKVAEAPIEVETPRATVPPGTVVPTEAAAPTEVTEGPGVAAPTKVAEAPRVASPTKAAEAPVPPTPTAAAAPTGATEAPGTSGSPRAAAVPGTTAAKKATPGAHTGAIPKATSATGAVPKGGAKARSRNGGKGKGKKSKVEVDELGMGFRPGDGAAAAAAASANGGQAFLAEVPDSEEGESGWTDTESDSDSEPEIQHRGRGKRPVAMQKRPFPYEIDEILGVRDLRKVLALLQKSDDPFIQQVALLTLSNNANYSCNQETIRKLGGLPIIANMINKTDPHIKEKALMAMNNLSENYENQGRLQVYMNKVMDDIMASNLNSAVQVVGLKFLTNMTITNDYQHLLVNSIANFFRLLSQGGGKIKVEILKILSNFAENPDMLKKLLSTQVPASFSSLYNSYVESEILINALTLFEIIYDNLRAEVFNYREFNKGSLFYLCTASGVCVKKIRALANHHDLLVKVKVIKLVNKF comes from the coding sequence ATGAGCCGCGTTCGGGATGCTGGCTGTGTAGCGGCAGGGATAGTGATCGGGGCTGGTGCCTGGTACTGTGTGTACAAATACACCAGGGGAAGAGACCAGACCAAGAAGAGAATGGCCAAGCCCAAAAACCGGGCTGTGGCTGGGACTGGAGCCAGGGCTAGAGCCGGCCTAAGAGCCGGATTCACAATTGACCTTGGGCCGGGATTCagtcccccaaccccagtccgcACTGAAGCAGAGGACAGGGTCCAGGATGAAGCCTCTGCTCTGGACACAGCTGGAACTGAGGCAGTGGCCACAGCTGCATCCAGTGCTGAGGCTCAGAGTGGGGCAGGAAGTCAAGCCCAAGAGGCAGATGGAGCCGGGGCTGGGCCTAAGTCCGAATCAGTAGTTAGGGCTGCAGTGGCTTCTACAATAGCACCACCTCCCGTGGTGACAGAGGCCCTTGCAGCTGCAGAAGCCCCTGCAGTGGCAGGGGCTCCCAAAGTGGCAGAAGCCCCCATAGAAGTGGAGACTCCCAGGGCAACAGTGCCTCCTGGGACAGTGGTGCCTACCGAGGCAGCAGCACCCACTGAGGTGACGGAGGGTCCTGGGGTAGCAGCACCTACCAAGGTAGCTGAAGCTCCCAGGGTGGCATCGCCTACCAAGGCGGCTGAGGCTCCTGTGCCCCCAACTCCTACTGCAGCTGCAGCGCCTACTGGGGCTACAGAGGCTCCTGGAACTTCTGGTTCCCCTAGAGCAGCCGCAGTTCCTGGAACAACTGCTGCCAAGAAAGCAACCCCTGGGGCTCACACTGGGGCTATACCTAAAGCCACATCAGCGACTGGCGCTGTACCCAAAGGTGGAGCCAAGGCCAGGTCCCGGAATGGGGGCAAAGGCAAGGGCAAGAAAAGCAAGGTTGAAGTAGATGAATTGGGGATGGGCTTCCGTCCTGGAGATGGggctgcagcagctgctgcagccTCTGCTAATGGTGGACAGGCTTTCCTGGCAGAGGTCCCTGATTCTGAGGAAGGGGAGTCTGGGTGGACTGACACAGAGTCAGATTCAGACTCTGAGCCTGAGATTCAACACAGAGGAAGGGGGAAAAGACCCGTTGCCATGCAGAAGCGCCCCTTTCCTTATGAAATTGATGAGATTCTGGGTGTCCGCGATCTCAGGAAGGTCCTTGCCTTGCTTCAGAAATCTGATGATCCTTTCATCCAACAGGTAGCTTTGCTCACTCTGAGCAACAATGCCAATTATTCATGCAATCAGGAGACAATCCGCAAATTGGGAGGCCTTCCAATTATTGCAAACATGATTAACAAAACTGATCCCCACATTAAGGAAAAAGCCTTAATGGCCATGAATAACCTGAGTGAAAATTATGAAAATCAGGGCCGGCTTCAGGTGTACATGAATAAAGTGATGGATGATATCATGGCCTCTAACCTGAACTCAGCAGTTCAAGTAGTTGGACTAAAATTTCTAACAAACATGACTATTACTAATGACTACCAGCACCTGCTTGTCAATTCTATTGCAAACTTTTTCCGTTTGTTATCTCAGGGAGGTGGAAAAATCAAGGTTGagattttgaaaatactttcaaattttgCTGAAAATCCAGATATGTTGAAGAAACTGCTCAGTACCCAAGTGCCAGCGTCGTTTAGTTCCCTGTATAATTCTTATGTGGAATCAGAAATCCTTATTAATGCCCTTACTCTGTTTGAGATCATCTATGACAATCTCAGAGCAGAAGTGTTTAACTATAGAGAATTCAATAAAGGTTCCCTTTTTTACTTATGCACTGCATCTGGAGTGTGTGTTAAGAAAATTAGAGCCTTAGCAAATCACCATGACCTCTTAGTGAAAGTGAAAGTTATAAAGCTAGTGAACAAATTCTGA